GGCGGTTTGAGGAAATCGCTGAATGATCTTGTTTAGCTCGGGGGAGATCCTGAATTGTGGCCCGAGGTGATATTGGGCCTTCAAGCGGTTTTTAAACGAACTCTTTTTGCGCCGAACTTGTTTCCACTGGCACTTGATCAGGAAGTTCAGCCCCCGCAGGCGGTTCGGTTTGATTCGATCCCGCCGGCAATCGATGAGGAAGTCATAGATCAACAGTTTCCGGTAGGCGGCTTGGTGGCCTTCCTTTAGCTTCTCGTAGTATTCGCGGGTCAAGCGCTCGGATTTGATGCAATGGTCAAGCTTCAGTTCGGAATCATAGCGCAAGCGGTAGCCGGAGAGAAGGAACCATTTGCAGATTTCAGTATCTTCCCCGGAGGCAAAGGATCCTGGGAAGCGGCCGGAGAGCAGGAATTCGCTGCTTCTATCCAGAATGCCGGTCAGAACGTCGCGACGTGTGACCATGCCGGCCCCCCAGATGTATTTCCGGGTCAGACTGACATCGCCCGTCCGGTTTGCTTGCATGCCTACGGCGTAGTCATGTTGAACGGATTCGAACCAGTCCGGTGCCGCCGTGTTCAGTTGGGCCCGGTTCTGGCCCCCGGCGATCCCGACTTCCGGATGCTTTTCCATGATGGCGTAAGCGACTGCGAGATAGTTCGGAGCGAGGTGGTTGTCGTCGTCGCAGAAAATCGTATAGCAGTAGGTCGCGGTCCGGATTCCGTGGAGCCGGGCGTGCATGATGCCGGCTTTGTCCTCCCCGGTGACGGTGATACGAAGGTCAGGGGAGTCGGCTTTCAAGCGTTGCATGCAGGCCAGCGTGTCATCGTCTGAATTATTGTCGACCAGCACCAGTTCCCATGGAATGCCTGCCGGGAGAACCTGTGCCTTCAGGTGGCGGACTGTTGCCTGTAGTTGTTGGCCGCTGTTGCGGCTACAGATGATGACGGAAATCCCTTTCGGGCTCGGTGCGTTCACGGTGTGAGTCTCAATGGCTCTTGTCTGGCGGGGTCAGGAGTACGCGGGTTTGCAGGCCGGGCAGGTAGTCCGAGAATGCCTCGCCTTCCGGACTGTTGCGCAGGACGCGCTGCACCATGCCCATTTTGGCGTCGAGATTGTCAATCATGGAGACGAATACGGCTTCAGGCGTGGCCGCCATGGCTGCCGCCCCCCATTCCTTCTCTCCCTGGTGGCTGAGGATGATGTGCTCGAGGCGTTCCGTCAGGTCGGCGTTGAGCCTGGACTGGATTGCCGCCTTGCGCGCGATGCGGAAGCCGATGACCACGTGTCCCTGCAAGATGCCGATGCGGCTGACCTTGGTTGCCATCTCGCCTTCGTATTCCTCGAGTTTACCGATGTCATGAAGAATGATTCCGGCGATGGCGAGGTCGCCGTCCACTTCCGGGTAAAGCGGGAGGAGTGCCCGGCAATTACGGACCATATGCACGGTGTGTTCCAGCAGTCCATGCCGGTAGGCGTGGTGCATGCTGACTGCGGCAGGTGCGCCGCGGAAGTCGGCTTCCGTTTCGTCGATTGCCCGTTGCACGGTTTCACGGAGCTTCGGGTGCTCGATCGCTTCGATTCCGGCGACCAGGTCGGCCCAGAGGCTCGCTTCCGGTTCGGGCGGGATTTCCACCAGCTTGCCGAGCATGCCTTCCGCAGCCGCTTCTTCCGGGCTGAGGGCTTCGGCGGCCTGCAGTCGGGGGGAGAAACGCTCGTTGAAATATTCGGTACTTCCGGATACCCGCAGGATGGAGCCTTCGTCGACTTCGTCGCAGACCTTGAATATGGCGGAATCGCCGAAACAGTTGGCTGTGAAACTTCCGGTGCCGTCGCTCAACTCAATGCTGAGGAAGGGGTTACCGTTGCGGGCAGTCTTGGTCGTCTTGCGCCGCAGGATAAAGATGCCGCGGAAGGGGACTGCCAAGGCGGGGTCGAGTGTTTTCAGTTCCTGGATGCTGCGGTAGTCGGACATGCTTTGAATTGAATCTAAGTTGGAAACAAACAGTCAGAAGTGAGATGGCACGCGAGGCAAACGGAAAGCATCGAAGGCTTTGTTGTCGCACAAAAAACGCCGGATTGCTCCGGCGGAAGATTCGGGGCATTGCCGGGGCTAGCGTCGCTTCCGGAGTGCAAACGACGCGAATGCCAAGCTGACCAGGCCGGTTGCGAGACTATAGCAGCTTGCTTCCGGGACGATCTGTAGCGTCAAGCCTTGGATGTCGTAGTCCGCGCTATTGCTTTCCGCATAACTAAAGGTCAAGGCTTGACCCGCATTGAGCTGGTAGCTCCCGCTATGTACGTCACCGGTACTGTCTCCCAGGCTGAGGATGGATCCTCCGACGCTTACGGCGGCAAAGGTGCCTGTGTCAATGTTCGCTAAGTCAAATTCAGTGATCAGCACAGTGTGGCTGAATATAAGGCTGATGCTTTCGGTTGCATCGATGCCGCCCCCTCCGATATCCAGGCCGCTGGTGTCGGTGGTCGCCAAGCCGCCGCTTGTCTCAATTTCGATTCGAAAAGGCGTGTAAGTGCCCAACTCGGCTCCGCTGGCAAAATAGGTCTCGCTCGACAGCCCGTCGAGTTCGGCGAAGTCATTGGCTGCTACGATTCCTCCGCTTCGTGTCAGGCTGAGTGCCGTGTCCGTGCCGGTAATTTCATAGACGCCATAGTCGGATTGGTCCGAATCGAAAGTGATTCGTATTTCCTGTGCTCGGACGAGCGTGCCTAATGAGAATATCAGTGCCAGAATAGTGGTTAATTTCCATGCTTGCATTCAGACGATGAATCAAGGTTTTAGGATACATACAATAACAAAATGAAGATTAGTAATTTGGGGGCTGTTTTAATGCTTAAAGGTGCTCTGTCAGAAGATGGCCTCCAATACGGTGTGAGCCTTGTCTGGCGGGCGGGCAAAGAATCAATAGGCTACGTTCGTCCCTGCGGATCTTGAGGTTCCTTTTGTAGATGAGATGGTAGCGGGTGATCCCTTCTGCGACGACAACGAGCTTAGCTTCGTTTGTCTTGTCCGGAATTATTGGGTCGGAGGCTTGCGCATACTCTAAATCAAAACGCTTCCCATTTAGGGAGCAATTTACCTGAAATCCCGTTAGGTTTAGGATGCGAAGACTGTTCGGCGGACTGACGGATGCGGAGTCGTTGATTGCAAAGACGGAGTATGCTTCGCGCTCCATTGCGGTCGTTTTTCGGAAAATAAGCAGCAGTTCGGCGTCTTTGGGATGCACGCGTATCTCAGTGACAGCATTTTCATTGTTTTGGGCTCCTTCTTTAGCTGTGGTTTCATTCCGGTAGAAGCGTATTACTGGATTCTCCGGCGATAGCTTGACGAAGTATTCTGTGGAGCGGCTTTTGCTTGCGAAGACAAGGCCGGTTGAAGCGTTTGTGTTATCGCGGTAAGACAGGCCATTATAAATACCCGGATGCATGCCGTAAGTGCGGAATTTGATGATGAAGCTCTCATCTCTTGCATGGAGTGAAGCAGGGAAGCAGAGGCTGATCAGAAGGAGAGTAAGACGTGTCATGGCAGTCTTCTCAGTTTTGGGTGGATGATGTCGTGATCCATTTGAAGTCCGTGACGGTAAATCGTCTTCCGAGTTTGGCGAAACGGTGATTTTCTGGCGTTCGCTGTACGGTCGCTTCGCATAGGGCGCTGGAAATCACTTCACCGGTAACGGGGTTTCTGGTGTCGCCATAGCCGCGGATGGTAAAGCTGTCGGATCGCACAAAGCCGATCGGGCCCAATGCGTTCATGAGGGTGGCTTGTGTAATGCTGGCGGTGCTGTGCCTTGGTATGAAGTCTTGTCCATCATGACGGTTATTGATGGTCGGTACTGCGTCGATGGCTGATTGAAGTATACCCGCGCTAATGAATTCCTCCAGACTGAAGGGCGGGTGGTTCTCTCTCGCGTAGAATTCCTTCAGCGCGTTCGGGATGGCCTGTCCCAGCGCGCTTGCTTCTGCACGACTGAGTTCACGGAACGACTGCCGGAAAGCCGGATGCTGCAGGTCTGCCTGCCATGCAATGTTGTTGATGCTGAATGCTTCAAGATAGTTCGTGGTCTTGGCGCGTTCCACTTGTGCGTAGCGAGCATCGGTCTCTGACTCGGTCGTATTGTATAGTGCGGTGTGCGGGTGGTTGAATAAGACGGACCCAAGCGGTTTGCTCGCTTCGAACCATTCCGGATTCGCGGGATAGGCTCCCTTTTCGTATCGGCACACAAAGGCATCGGAGGAAAAGCTTCGCCCGCTAATTACGGCTTCCCATGCGCGGTCAGAGCTTGAGTTTAGGTTGAAGCCATTGTGAAGCATCAGGTCTTCTGCCGTTTCACAACTATCGAGGGCGGGTGGGGCTTTGAAGGCGCGAATTCTGGTGTTGGCCAGAGGTGTGGTGCCGTCCCACGAGGATAGATCGGGCTTTGGCAAGGTGGAGAAAAAATAGCGATCGTATATCCTGTTCAATGCGCCTCCCCATGGATTGCCAATGGCATTGAGGGGGGTGGCCGGGAATATCAAGCTTCTGAAGATGCCGGGATTAACCGGCTCCCCAGTGGGTAGGTCGATGAACCTCGCGATACGGTCACGTCGACCGCTTCCGCTTGTGTCGTAGTGGAAAAAGTCAGCGGCCGAAAAGCTCTCAGCCGGATCGAAGAAGCCGGGATCGCAGTCGCTTTGATTGAGTCTGAAATCGTAGGGAAGGGCAGGAGTCGATTCCCATGCCCGGTTGATGTCCCAGTCTTGCAGGTTGACATCTAAGTCCTGTATGCGTGGATCGCAACGACTGAGCAGATTGCTGATGTCTTCGATGGGCCCCGGCAGTTCCTGCTCGTCGAGGAGTTTGAAGCGGAATGCGAAAGCATAGCCGGAGCATTCCAGTGATTCGTTGTTCATGCCATACTGCCCGTCGCGTGAGGCTGCGGCACGCTTGAACCATGTCGACCGGTTCGTAGGAGCGTAGTCGATTTCGTAGTCGGGGTATCCTTCAAGCGTGAAATGCAGTATTTCATGCTCAACGGCGGCTGCATTACGGCAATATACGATGATTTCGACAGCTTTGTTCGTGAAAGTGAATTGTCCGCGGTAGCTGTCCGAACGGCTGCCATCGAGTCGCATGCCAAGTTCTTTGTGCAGGGCGCCGGTCTGATTGGTTCCTTTGGAATCCAGTGGGAGTGTCTGTCGGAATACCATACCGGGGCGGAGCAACTTGGCGGCATCATAATCACTCCAGAGTAATGTCACGTCAGGTACCGTGCCGGAGACATCCTCGCCAGTGTTCAGGTTCTGGATGGTGAAGTCGGGCAAGTTCCGGACTTCGAACCGTAGGTCGGAGAAGCCCAGGTCTGTGGGCATATCCGGGTCGCCAATCCGGATTGGAATCGTGTAGGGATTCCACAGTTCAACATAGAGCTTATACACGAAGAAAAGCCCGCTAGGTTTGCTCTGTGCATCTTCGCCTCCGTCGCTGACGATGCCGCCGCTTAGTTGGAATTCCGTGATGACCGGTGTGATTGAAAAGGATTGAAGCTGCTGGGGGACGACGTCGAGTGCCATTCCGGGGGGAAGCATGCCTGCCGACTCTTGCAATGTGCTGCTCGTCGGTTCTCCACGAAACTGGACCAGTTGTACGCTTGGGGGTTGAAGGAGGTCATCGGGGTCCTGGTAGAGGCTGATTAGTTGCTCATGCTGAATGCTCTCCGCATCGAGTGTCTTGAGATAGCTCAGGTCTTTTTTCAGCCCGCCTTCGCGTGTGTTGGAGAGTACGAATGCATTTTCCACGGTGGCTGAGTCGTATGCGATATCCGGTGGGTCTGCCTCCTGTTCGATGGCCGCCAGACGCAATTGATTGAGAGTGGTGCAACGTTCAAGTCTTGCCTGTGTCGAGGGCGCGCATGCTGTGTAATCGTAGAGTTGAGGGTATTCGAATGCAGGCTTGTGGCGGGTCAGGCTGTTGTGGAAGGTCTTCGAGTTGTAGTCGAGATAGTTTGTATTTTCGTCCGGCATTGAGGCCTCTTCCAGTCCGCGCATTCTTTTAAGCGGGATCTTGATGCCCTCGTCCTCGACGCTCCATGCCATGTGTGTCCGGCTTCCTTCGATGGACTCCAATGCCACCTCCAGTCGTGCTTCCGGGCTTGTGCCTGAGCTTGGGACGCTCTGGGGTGGGATGAGGTTGATCTCTTCGATGGCTTTGACCGAAGGATCTTTGGTTTGACCGGATACCAACCATGACGGAGCCGTCTCGGCCTTTGTCGTGTCCCAGACTCCAGTCCAAAGGCGATGGCTTTCAAGGGTGCTGTCTCCGGTTAGATCTGATCGGGCGGTGACCCGTTGGTCGGGCCCCGCTGCTTTTTGAAGTTCGGCCAGAGCGATATAAAATGCCAGCCGGGCTGACTCTCTGGCTTGTAAGCTCTCTATGCGCGTGGCCGTTGCACGCGTTTCCAGCTCTACGATGAGAGCCAGTGTGCAAGTCAGTACGAGAAGCGATGCGGTGAGGAGTAGCATCGTGGTGAGCACAAATGCCTGAGATTCGCTAGTATCTTCGGTTTGACCTAAGCGGGTCATCCCTCCTTGCTAATAAATAACTATTTAAAGAAAAGTAATTAAATGGCTGTAGGCTAACTTTATGGAAAATATACAAAATATTGAATCGTGGCCGGTGGGTGAAATCGCTTGATGATGGATGTGCCCGCTGCCGTCCTATGAAAAAGCTCCGGTGCGATTCGCACCTGGTTTGGTTGCGAAAAGCGCCGGAGCTCTGTGAAAGTTGGAAACTGTTGGACGTCTAAATCAGTCCCAGGACCATCTTGCCTTCTTCGGTGATCATGTCCTGGTTCCAGGGCGGATCCCAGACAATGTCAACCTGTGCTTCGGACACGCCGGGTACGCCTTCGAGCTGGTACTTGGCGTCTTCTGCGATCGCCGGACCCATCCCGCAGCCGGGGGCGGTCAATGTCATTTGCATGTCGATTTTGTAGCCCCCGTCGAGCTGCTCATTGACTTCGAGCGAATAGACGAGGCCGAGGTCGACGATATTAACTGGGATTTCCGGATCGAATACCTTCTTGATCGACTCCCAAAGCGCATCCCTGTCGGGTGGTCCGCTATGGGCCGCGTCGGTCTTCTTGATTTCGTCGGTAATTTCTTCGCCCAGAGCATCGCCATCGACCCCTTTGATGCGGTACATGCCGTTCGAGGTCATGACGGTGTAATTGCCGCCGAGACGGTGCGTGATAGTGACGGGTTCGCCTTCCGGCAGGGGCATGGGCGTGCCCTGCGGGATCAGCGTGGCTTCGACTTCGCGTGTGAGGATGCGGTCTTCAGACATTGTTAACTGAATTTGGAATTAGGAATGACGAATTGAGGATTGTCGGGCTCAGCTTGCTGGAGTTCTGGTCCCCAGCAAGCTGAAGCCCCACTTAATTAGAAATTCGATTAGTGTATCTTGTGATCGAATTTCTTGTGGATGAGCATGCGGAGGTTTTCGGCGAGCTCTTCGCTGTCCACCTTTTCAATAACTTCTTCGAAGAAACCGAAAACCATGAGTTGCATCGCGGTGCGCTGGGGAATGCCTCTGCTCATCATGTAGAAGAGTTCGGCTTCATCGACGTTGCCCGTGGTGGCCCCGTGGGAGCATTTCACATCGTTGGCTAGGATTTCTAATCCGGGCAGCGCGTTGGCTTCGGCGGTCGGATCCAAGAGCAGGTTGCGGTTGGTCTGGTACGCGTCGGTTTGCTGGGCGCCTTCCGCGACCTTGATCAGACCGGAGAAGATCGTGCGGCTCTTGTCGAGCAGTGCGTTCTTGTAGAGCAGATCGGAGACGGCGTTCGGCGCATTGTGGATCTGATAGGTCCGTTGATCGAATTCCTGGCTCTCTTCCGCGACGGTCAGCGAATACATCTTCACGTCGGCACCGGGACCCTCGATGCGGGTCTGGCTTTCGAAGCGGGCGCGTTCCGCACCAATGTTGACGGCGAGGTTCTTTACCTGCGTGTCGCGTCCGGCGACCGTAGTGTCGAGCTGGAAGGATGTGGTTTGCTCATTCCAGTCCTGCACGACCTTACGGAAGACATTGGCTCCGTTGCCGGCATGGATATTGGAGACTGCGATGTTTAGCGCCTGGTTCTCCGCGGTGTCGGAGAAGAAGACGTCGACGATGGCGGCCTGACAGTTGTCTTCGGCGATAATCAGCGTGTGCGGGAAGACCGCTGCGCGTGTCCCGCTGGTCCAGTAGTAATTCACCAGAGGCTGCTCGATCACGACGCCCTTGGGAATATAGAGTACGGATCCGGCGCGGACGACGGAGGCATGCAGGCCGAAGTACTTCTCGGAGCCCAGTTCGGTCGACTCCTGGAGGAAGTACTTTTCCATCAATTCCGGATGCTTCTCGACAGCTTCGAGGACCGGCAGGTAGATCACGCCCTTGGCGGCGAGTTCTTCACTGACGGCTTCGAAGCGGGCCGGTGCGTCGTCGACAAAGACCAGGCTGCCGGCGCGATCACTGACGAGGTCGGAACGCTTGTCCAGTTCGGCCAGCTTTTCCGCCGCCGGAGCGGGGGGCGGAGCGTAGTCGTCGGTGCTGAGGCGGCCGACGGATGCGAAGCGCCAGCGTTCATCTTTGGCGGTGGGGGCGGGCAGTTCGTTGAACTGCGCCTTGCCGGCGATGCGACGCTCGGCCAGCCATGCGGGCTCGGCCACGGAAGGTGCGGTGGGTGTTTCCAAAGTGGTATTCATTCGATGTTCAATGTTGGACGTTCGATGTTCGGCGTTTGTCGGTCTTACCCGACACTGCCCTCCATTTCCATGTCGATCAGGCGCTTCAGTTCGACGGAGTATTCCATCGGGAAGGCTTTCATCAGGTCGTTGACGAATCCGTTCACGGCGAGACTCATGGCTTCACCCTCGGAAAGTCCGCGCTGCATCATGTAGAAGATCTGCTCGGCGCTGACCTTGGAGACGCTGGCTTCGTGTTGCACCGTATTGTTTTCGCCGCGCGTGGTAATCGCCGGGTAGGTGTCGGTACGGCTGTTGGTGTTGATCAACAGGGCGTCACACTCGGTATTATTCTTACAGTTCTTCAGGTGCTTCGGCATGTGGACCTGGCCACGGTAGGTGGAGCGCCCCTTGCCGATGGAGATGGACTTGGAGATGATGTTACTCGTGGTGTTGTCCGCGAGGTGCATCATCTTGGAGCCGGTGTCCTGGTGCTGCCCGTCGTTGGCGAGTGCGATCGAGAGCACTTCGCCCCGTGCATGCTTCCCTTTGAGGACCACCGCCGGATACTTCATGGTGAGGCGGGAGCCGATGTTGCAGTCGATCCACTTCACTTCGGCATCCTCGTCGGCCATGCCACGCTTGGTTACCAGGTTGAAGACATTGTTGGACCAGTTCTGTACGGTGATGTACTGGATCTTTGCCCCCTTGAGAGCGACCAGTTCGACAACAGCACTGTGCAGGGTCGCCGTTTCAAACTTCGGTGCCGTGCAGCCTTCCATATAGGTGATTTCCGCGCCTTCGTCGGCAATGATCAGCGTACGTTCAAACTGGCCGAAGTTTTCCGCGTTGATTCGGAAGTAGGCTTGAAGCGGTTGCTTGAGCTTCACGCCCTTGGGCACATAGATGAAACTGCCGCCGGAGAAGACCGCGCTGTTCAGCGCAGCAAACTTGTTATCGGCGGAAGGGATCACCTTGCCGAAGTAGGGGCGGAAAATTTCCGGATACTTGGCCAGGCCTTCGGTTGAGCCGACAAAGATCACGCCTTCCTTTTCCAGGTCCTCCTTCATGCGGGAGTAGGCGGCTTCGGAGTCGAACTGCGCCTCCACGCCGGCGAGGAACTTGCGTTCCTGCTCGGGGATGCCGAGACGTTCGAATGTTTCCTTCACATCGTCCGGTACTTCATCCCAGCTGCGGCTGGGTTGTTGGCCCTTGGACAGATAGTAACGGATCTTGTCGAAATCGATGGTTTCCAGGTCCTTCGTCGCCCAGTTCGTGGGCAGCGGCTTCTTGTGAAAAATTTCGAGGGCCTTGAGGCGAAACTCGCGGACCCAGTCGTCTTCCTTTTTGACGTCCGAAATGTACTTGACCGTGTCTTCCGTCAGGCCGACACCAGCATCGTACGCATAGTTTTCCGGGTAATGGAAATTACCCTTCTCGGTATCGATGCGGATTGCTTCTTCCTGTTCTGATATTTCACTCATGTGGTCTGAGGGTTGAAAGTTTGAATGACATTAGGCCTTTGCGGTGGCAAAGGTGTCCTTGACCCAGTCATAGCCCTTGGTTTCGAGCTCCTTGGCCAGTTCGGCATCTCCTGTGTGGACGATGCGTCCGTCAAACATGACATGCACGACGTCGGGCACGATGTAGTCCAGCAGGCGTTGATAGTGGGTGATGACAAGGAAACTGCGTTCCGGGCTGCGCATCATGTTGACCCCCTCGGAAACGATGCGGAGCGCGTCGATGTCCAGACCCGAGTCGGTCTCGTCCATCACACAGTACTTCGGTTCCAGCATAGACATCTGGAGGATTTCACAGCGCTTTTTTTCACCACCGGAGAAACCTTCGTTGAGGGAGCGGGAGGTGAACTTGCGGTCCATCTTCAGGTCATCCATCTTTGCGTAGAGCTTTTTGTAGTACTCGACCGCATTGATTTCCTCGCCTTCGGGCAGGCGGGCTTGGAGGGCGGCGCGGATGAAGTTGGCAATACTCACTCCGGGTATTTCCATGGGATACTGGAAGGCGAGGAAGAGGCCCGCATGGGAGATCTCGTCGGGTTCCTTGCCGAGGATGCTTTCTCCGTCGAGCAGGATCTCGCCGCTTTCCACGGTATAGTCCTCGTGGCCCGCCATGACCTTGGCGAGGGTGCTCTTACCGGTACCATTCGGGCCCATCAGGGCATGTACTTCGCCTTTCGGAATGGTCAGGCTAAAGTCCTTCAGGATGGCTTGGCCATCAATGGATACGTTCAGGTTTTTGATTTCCAGCGTGTTCATGGTATTAATTTTCGAATTCAGTGGTTTATAATTCAGGTGTTGTGGATGCGCAGTTGCCGTTGAAGGCGATGTCGATGTGCTCGGCGACAAATCCTTCAGGTAGAATGGACTTGAGATCCCCAACCAGCTGGTCGGGCAACTCGACGTCGTGCACTTCGCCGGTGGCTTTGCAGTAAAAGTGTGCGTGCTGGGTCAGGTTCGGGCAGTAGCGGGTCGGTTCGCGCTCGAAATTGACCTGACGGATGAGACTGCTTTCGACCAGGGTCTCCAGGCAGTTGTAGACTGTGGCAAGCGAGATGGAGGGCATGCTTTCACGTGCCCGTGCGTAAATCTCATCTGCAGTCGGGTGGTCCCGCTTTTCCAAGAGGACGGCAAAGATGTGCTCACGCTGCTTCGTCGATCGTAAGCCGCTGCGCTCCAATGCGTTGTCGAGCATTTCTTTGTATTTTTCTTCAAGATACATGGTCGCTGTTGGTAGGTTAGTAAATTGGATTGATTCTAAATAGCATTAATAATGAGACTGAGTAGCAATAAAGGGTTCCCTGAATTCTTTTCAAGCTATAATTAGAATAATTCTAAAAATAGTCGCTGAAGCCGCTTGGGAACTGCTAAAAGTCTTGTCTGCCGTGCGGGAGCCGACAGCGTTTTGAGGCGTGGCGGGTTATCGAAGTTTCATTTTTCCGGATGCGGTCCTGAGCGAAGGGCGGCTGATTTTGGACCCACGAGAAAGTCATCATCTGGTGCGTGTCTTGCGTGCACGGCCGGGTGAGAGGGTCGAAGCGTTGGATGGTCGAGGTGGCCGCTGGCAGTGCGTGATCGAGCGTGCGGATGCAAAAGCGGTGTGCTTGTCGATCGAGTCTTCGGAGCTGGTGCCGGCGCCGCGGCCTCAACTCGTTCTGCTCCAGTCACTCCCTAAAGGAAAGACGATGGATTTGATCCTGAAGATGGCCACCGAGATCGGGGTGAGCCGCATACAGCCGGTGTATACGGATTACGGAGAGGTACAGCTGAGAGGGGACCGTATGCAGGGGAAAGTCGAGAAATGGCGCATGACCATGATCGAGGCCTGCAAGCAGTGCGGCTTGCCGCATTTGCCTGAGTTGAGTCTGCCGCAGCCTTTGAAGGATTATCTCCGGGCGGCGGGCGATGGGCTTGGCCTGGTTGCCAGTCTGGAATCCGGCAGTCGGCCACTGGCTTCGGTGTTGGGGGCACTTCGTTCCGATCTGCCGGGAGTGATCACGGTTGCAGTTGGTCCCGAGGGAGACTTCTCGCCGGCTGAATACGCAGGCCTGAGGGGCGCGGGTTTCTTGCCGGTGCGTCTGGGTGCGAATGTCTTGCGGGCGGAAACTGCGGCGGCCTACATCCTGAGCGTCACGGACCAATTGCTGCGGGCTGGCTAATCGATCTCAAATCCCAGGATTGTAATGTCATCCTGTTGGTTGGGGGATCCGGCGAAGTCCTCTACGGTGTCGAATACGTTTGTGAGTGTTTCCTGGATCGGCAGGGCGGATGCTTTTTCAAAGGCCGTGATCAGGCGCTGCATGCCGAATTCTTCTTCATTCTTGTTGGCAGTCTCGAAGATCCCGTCGGTAAAGGCATAAAACCGGTCTCCGACATGCAGTTTGATTTCGGTGACTTCGGAGGCCTGGCATCCCGGAAGGCCCATGACTGTTCCGTGGGAGAGGGTTTCCAGATGGATCCGCTGATCCTTCTTCCGGTACACGAGAAACTGACGATGCCCGGCGTGTGCCAGGAAGAGGCTCCGGCTGCCGTCCTTGCAGCGATGTCCGA
Above is a window of Coraliomargarita parva DNA encoding:
- the sufC gene encoding Fe-S cluster assembly ATPase SufC, whose product is MNTLEIKNLNVSIDGQAILKDFSLTIPKGEVHALMGPNGTGKSTLAKVMAGHEDYTVESGEILLDGESILGKEPDEISHAGLFLAFQYPMEIPGVSIANFIRAALQARLPEGEEINAVEYYKKLYAKMDDLKMDRKFTSRSLNEGFSGGEKKRCEILQMSMLEPKYCVMDETDSGLDIDALRIVSEGVNMMRSPERSFLVITHYQRLLDYIVPDVVHVMFDGRIVHTGDAELAKELETKGYDWVKDTFATAKA
- the sufB gene encoding Fe-S cluster assembly protein SufB; protein product: MSEISEQEEAIRIDTEKGNFHYPENYAYDAGVGLTEDTVKYISDVKKEDDWVREFRLKALEIFHKKPLPTNWATKDLETIDFDKIRYYLSKGQQPSRSWDEVPDDVKETFERLGIPEQERKFLAGVEAQFDSEAAYSRMKEDLEKEGVIFVGSTEGLAKYPEIFRPYFGKVIPSADNKFAALNSAVFSGGSFIYVPKGVKLKQPLQAYFRINAENFGQFERTLIIADEGAEITYMEGCTAPKFETATLHSAVVELVALKGAKIQYITVQNWSNNVFNLVTKRGMADEDAEVKWIDCNIGSRLTMKYPAVVLKGKHARGEVLSIALANDGQHQDTGSKMMHLADNTTSNIISKSISIGKGRSTYRGQVHMPKHLKNCKNNTECDALLINTNSRTDTYPAITTRGENNTVQHEASVSKVSAEQIFYMMQRGLSEGEAMSLAVNGFVNDLMKAFPMEYSVELKRLIDMEMEGSVG
- the sufD gene encoding Fe-S cluster assembly protein SufD is translated as MNTTLETPTAPSVAEPAWLAERRIAGKAQFNELPAPTAKDERWRFASVGRLSTDDYAPPPAPAAEKLAELDKRSDLVSDRAGSLVFVDDAPARFEAVSEELAAKGVIYLPVLEAVEKHPELMEKYFLQESTELGSEKYFGLHASVVRAGSVLYIPKGVVIEQPLVNYYWTSGTRAAVFPHTLIIAEDNCQAAIVDVFFSDTAENQALNIAVSNIHAGNGANVFRKVVQDWNEQTTSFQLDTTVAGRDTQVKNLAVNIGAERARFESQTRIEGPGADVKMYSLTVAEESQEFDQRTYQIHNAPNAVSDLLYKNALLDKSRTIFSGLIKVAEGAQQTDAYQTNRNLLLDPTAEANALPGLEILANDVKCSHGATTGNVDEAELFYMMSRGIPQRTAMQLMVFGFFEEVIEKVDSEELAENLRMLIHKKFDHKIH
- a CDS encoding 3'-5' exoribonuclease YhaM family protein; its protein translation is MSDYRSIQELKTLDPALAVPFRGIFILRRKTTKTARNGNPFLSIELSDGTGSFTANCFGDSAIFKVCDEVDEGSILRVSGSTEYFNERFSPRLQAAEALSPEEAAAEGMLGKLVEIPPEPEASLWADLVAGIEAIEHPKLRETVQRAIDETEADFRGAPAAVSMHHAYRHGLLEHTVHMVRNCRALLPLYPEVDGDLAIAGIILHDIGKLEEYEGEMATKVSRIGILQGHVVIGFRIARKAAIQSRLNADLTERLEHIILSHQGEKEWGAAAMAATPEAVFVSMIDNLDAKMGMVQRVLRNSPEGEAFSDYLPGLQTRVLLTPPDKSH
- a CDS encoding glycosyltransferase, with product MNAPSPKGISVIICSRNSGQQLQATVRHLKAQVLPAGIPWELVLVDNNSDDDTLACMQRLKADSPDLRITVTGEDKAGIMHARLHGIRTATYCYTIFCDDDNHLAPNYLAVAYAIMEKHPEVGIAGGQNRAQLNTAAPDWFESVQHDYAVGMQANRTGDVSLTRKYIWGAGMVTRRDVLTGILDRSSEFLLSGRFPGSFASGEDTEICKWFLLSGYRLRYDSELKLDHCIKSERLTREYYEKLKEGHQAAYRKLLIYDFLIDCRRDRIKPNRLRGLNFLIKCQWKQVRRKKSSFKNRLKAQYHLGPQFRISPELNKIIQRFPQTA
- a CDS encoding Fur family transcriptional regulator translates to MYLEEKYKEMLDNALERSGLRSTKQREHIFAVLLEKRDHPTADEIYARARESMPSISLATVYNCLETLVESSLIRQVNFEREPTRYCPNLTQHAHFYCKATGEVHDVELPDQLVGDLKSILPEGFVAEHIDIAFNGNCASTTPEL
- the sufT gene encoding putative Fe-S cluster assembly protein SufT, whose protein sequence is MSEDRILTREVEATLIPQGTPMPLPEGEPVTITHRLGGNYTVMTSNGMYRIKGVDGDALGEEITDEIKKTDAAHSGPPDRDALWESIKKVFDPEIPVNIVDLGLVYSLEVNEQLDGGYKIDMQMTLTAPGCGMGPAIAEDAKYQLEGVPGVSEAQVDIVWDPPWNQDMITEEGKMVLGLI
- a CDS encoding RsmE family RNA methyltransferase, whose translation is MAGYRSFIFPDAVLSEGRLILDPRESHHLVRVLRARPGERVEALDGRGGRWQCVIERADAKAVCLSIESSELVPAPRPQLVLLQSLPKGKTMDLILKMATEIGVSRIQPVYTDYGEVQLRGDRMQGKVEKWRMTMIEACKQCGLPHLPELSLPQPLKDYLRAAGDGLGLVASLESGSRPLASVLGALRSDLPGVITVAVGPEGDFSPAEYAGLRGAGFLPVRLGANVLRAETAAAYILSVTDQLLRAG